One region of Polynucleobacter paneuropaeus genomic DNA includes:
- a CDS encoding DNA polymerase III subunit chi, translating into MARIDFHFNVNDKYEYACRLTRKIWSASAAGEPVRNIVMVGNTADLKKLDAVLWSFSPSDFLPHCFIDDEAAVDTPIVMTEDFASPSLANIPHADVLIHLGMNMPKDVATLVERFPRIVELVTVNEAERLAGRERYKAYRDLGHELFNFDQSKPESKS; encoded by the coding sequence ATGGCGCGCATTGATTTTCATTTCAACGTGAATGACAAGTATGAGTACGCTTGTCGTTTAACGCGCAAAATTTGGAGTGCGAGTGCTGCAGGAGAGCCAGTTCGTAATATCGTGATGGTGGGTAATACAGCCGATTTAAAAAAACTCGATGCTGTACTGTGGAGTTTTAGTCCAAGCGATTTCTTGCCACACTGCTTTATCGATGATGAAGCAGCAGTCGATACACCCATCGTCATGACAGAAGATTTTGCCTCACCCTCTTTGGCAAACATTCCGCATGCTGATGTCTTGATTCATTTAGGCATGAATATGCCAAAAGATGTAGCGACGCTGGTCGAGCGCTTTCCCCGTATTGTGGAATTGGTAACCGTCAATGAAGCAGAGCGCCTGGCTGGAAGAGAGCGCTATAAAGCCTATCGAGACTTAGGGCATGAGTTGTTCAACTTCGATCAATCTAAACCGGAAAGCAAGTCTTAA
- a CDS encoding malonyl-CoA decarboxylase, whose translation MLEKIAKARNLSRVNNAVKRMISERGESNAVSMADDVVNGYRKLSKDQHVAFFTFLFEKLNPDTDLVMTAAQNFAADSNARNYIRLQRVVESPRQELFRRLNRASEGTAAVVQMRRDLLQVLDKKPELTAVDFDMRHLLSSWFNPGFLKMHRVDWKSPAEVLEKLIQHEAVHAIDGWDDLRRRLQPDRRCFAFFHPQLPNEPLIFVEVALLPEVPAVITPLVDKKAETNDQVSQFKVAAFYSISNCEPGLRGVSMGNFLIKRVAEQLHAEFPGLKTFVTLSPIPGFMDWVAAGANLGQGVPEDRLKPAIKATRDQALATLKLDSQSWTERLSAGWHPDQASEKENEALMSLASIYLGLVSTGRDGNPVAKFHLGNGAKLHQINWAGDLSRKGLRQSAGLMVNYLYDLSSVEDNHERFANGEVISSRAVSKLMTA comes from the coding sequence ATGCTGGAAAAGATCGCCAAAGCCCGTAATTTATCGCGTGTAAATAATGCGGTAAAGCGCATGATCTCCGAACGTGGCGAATCGAATGCTGTCAGCATGGCCGATGATGTTGTGAACGGTTATCGCAAGCTTAGTAAAGATCAACACGTCGCCTTCTTCACTTTTTTATTCGAGAAATTAAATCCCGATACTGATCTCGTGATGACTGCTGCGCAAAATTTTGCTGCAGACTCCAATGCCCGAAACTACATTCGTTTGCAACGCGTCGTTGAGTCTCCTCGGCAAGAGTTGTTTCGTCGTTTAAATCGTGCTAGTGAAGGTACTGCTGCAGTAGTACAAATGCGCCGAGATCTCTTGCAAGTTTTAGACAAGAAACCTGAATTAACTGCGGTTGACTTTGATATGCGGCACCTGCTGTCTTCTTGGTTTAATCCTGGATTTTTGAAGATGCACCGCGTGGACTGGAAGTCTCCTGCTGAAGTCCTAGAGAAATTGATTCAACACGAAGCAGTTCATGCGATTGATGGCTGGGATGATTTGCGTCGTCGCCTACAACCAGATCGTCGTTGTTTTGCTTTCTTTCATCCCCAACTTCCTAATGAACCCCTGATCTTCGTTGAGGTTGCATTACTCCCAGAAGTTCCAGCAGTCATTACACCCTTGGTCGACAAAAAGGCTGAGACCAATGATCAAGTATCTCAATTTAAAGTTGCAGCTTTTTACTCAATTAGTAACTGCGAACCCGGATTGCGTGGCGTATCGATGGGTAACTTTTTAATCAAGCGCGTAGCTGAGCAATTGCATGCAGAATTTCCGGGGTTAAAAACCTTTGTGACCTTATCGCCGATTCCGGGATTCATGGATTGGGTGGCGGCGGGCGCGAATCTTGGCCAGGGTGTTCCTGAAGATCGCTTGAAGCCTGCCATTAAAGCAACACGAGATCAAGCGTTAGCAACGCTAAAGTTAGATAGTCAATCTTGGACGGAGCGCTTAAGCGCAGGTTGGCATCCTGATCAGGCATCCGAAAAAGAAAATGAAGCACTCATGTCTCTAGCGAGTATTTATTTAGGCCTCGTCTCAACAGGGCGGGATGGCAATCCTGTCGCCAAATTCCATTTGGGTAATGGCGCAAAACTGCACCAGATTAACTGGGCGGGCGATCTATCTCGTAAGGGTTTACGTCAATCGGCTGGCCTGATGGTCAACTACTTATATGACCTTTCTTCCGTTGAGGATAATCATGAGCGCTTTGCCAATGGTGAGGTGATTTCTAGCAGGGCAGTGAGTAAGTTAATGACGGCTTAG
- a CDS encoding TRAP transporter small permease produces MFKLLEIADKGMSAINKCLVLLGSIALMAAALILTYSVVSRGVFHAANDWQDEAALFCLVGVTFLCSSYVQEKRGHIGISAIEGLLPHHVNRIRGIVIDIISCLFFTFFSVKTWDLLVEAWVDGQVTNSTWAPSLWIPYAMMFAGMALLSFQLFLQIFVRKHVATDVLSRGH; encoded by the coding sequence ATGTTTAAGCTTCTTGAGATTGCTGACAAAGGCATGTCGGCGATAAATAAATGCCTAGTATTGCTGGGATCTATTGCCCTAATGGCGGCAGCCCTTATCTTGACCTACAGTGTTGTTTCACGGGGTGTATTTCATGCCGCTAACGACTGGCAAGATGAAGCAGCTTTATTCTGCTTGGTCGGAGTGACGTTTTTATGTAGCTCCTACGTTCAAGAAAAACGTGGCCACATTGGCATCTCAGCAATTGAAGGTTTATTGCCTCACCATGTCAATCGCATCAGAGGTATTGTGATTGACATTATTTCCTGCTTATTTTTTACCTTCTTTTCGGTTAAGACTTGGGATTTATTGGTCGAGGCTTGGGTCGATGGTCAGGTAACAAATTCCACTTGGGCTCCTTCTTTGTGGATTCCCTATGCCATGATGTTTGCTGGCATGGCTTTACTCAGCTTCCAATTATTTTTACAAATCTTTGTCAGAAAGCATGTGGCTACTGATGTTCTAAGTCGGGGTCACTAA
- a CDS encoding leucyl aminopeptidase yields the protein MQFSSKVFAQADLSSPKLLKAGLSSLLTQSTDCLVLAYSQAQLNTLTKSGLLKELDGLLGGAVKLAKEAGDLEDKQSAICLLRADKSWPANVKAKRLLLVGLGELGAKEANTLLAYSKVARTALKALSNGPITNAVWFMPSFVTEAHQFGEQVRVTLQLAGDQAYRFGVRQPAMKFKAKDKADPFNHLIIACNNTFAKELKLAVTEGSAMVEGMDLAKDLGNLPPNICTPTYLAKTAQGLAKKVPLKVEVLGQKQLEALGMGSFLSVAKGSDTPPQFIIMRHQGGKPSEAPIVLVGKGITFDTGGISLKPGEAMDEMKYDMCGAASVIGTLYASALMKLGKNVIGVIPTCENMPSGRASRPGDIVKSMSGQTIEILNTDAEGRLILCDALTYVERFKPRAVIDIATLTGACVIALGHVHSGLFSDDQGLVDGLTKAGYASLDTVWRLPLDAAYQEQLKSNFADVANIGGRPAGSVTAACFLARFTEKYKWAHLDIAGTAWKSGAAKGSTGRPVPLLVNFLLEQ from the coding sequence ATTCAATTTAGTAGCAAAGTTTTTGCGCAAGCTGACTTATCCAGCCCCAAACTCCTCAAGGCGGGATTAAGTAGCCTGCTTACCCAAAGTACCGACTGCCTTGTTTTGGCATACTCCCAGGCGCAATTGAATACCTTGACCAAAAGTGGTTTACTCAAGGAGCTTGATGGTCTCTTGGGTGGAGCAGTCAAACTGGCCAAAGAGGCTGGAGACTTAGAAGACAAGCAAAGCGCCATATGTCTCTTGCGTGCCGATAAGTCTTGGCCTGCAAACGTCAAAGCCAAGAGATTGCTATTGGTTGGCTTGGGTGAATTGGGTGCAAAAGAAGCCAATACTTTGCTCGCGTATTCCAAAGTTGCTCGCACAGCTTTAAAGGCATTGAGTAACGGACCGATCACAAATGCTGTTTGGTTCATGCCCAGTTTTGTGACTGAGGCGCATCAATTTGGCGAGCAGGTACGTGTTACTTTGCAATTAGCAGGTGATCAAGCCTACCGCTTTGGTGTGCGCCAGCCTGCCATGAAATTTAAGGCCAAAGATAAAGCAGACCCATTTAATCATCTAATAATTGCATGTAATAACACCTTTGCAAAAGAATTGAAGTTGGCGGTGACTGAGGGTAGTGCGATGGTTGAAGGAATGGATTTGGCCAAAGATTTAGGAAATCTCCCTCCTAATATTTGTACACCAACATATTTAGCAAAAACCGCACAAGGTCTAGCAAAGAAAGTTCCCCTCAAAGTGGAGGTGTTGGGTCAGAAACAATTAGAGGCTTTAGGAATGGGTTCTTTTCTGTCGGTAGCAAAAGGTTCTGATACGCCACCACAATTCATCATCATGCGCCACCAAGGTGGGAAGCCAAGTGAAGCACCAATTGTATTGGTTGGTAAAGGGATTACGTTTGATACTGGCGGCATTTCCTTAAAGCCTGGTGAGGCGATGGATGAGATGAAGTACGACATGTGTGGGGCTGCATCGGTCATCGGTACCCTATATGCAAGCGCCCTTATGAAGCTCGGTAAAAATGTGATTGGCGTGATTCCGACTTGCGAGAACATGCCATCTGGTCGCGCTTCTAGGCCTGGCGATATCGTGAAGAGTATGTCTGGTCAAACTATTGAGATTTTGAATACTGACGCAGAAGGACGCCTCATTCTGTGCGATGCCTTAACTTACGTTGAGCGCTTTAAGCCTCGGGCAGTCATTGATATTGCCACTTTGACAGGGGCTTGTGTCATTGCTTTGGGTCATGTGCATAGTGGACTTTTCTCGGATGATCAAGGTTTGGTAGATGGTTTAACAAAAGCAGGTTATGCCTCTTTGGATACTGTTTGGCGTTTACCTTTAGATGCAGCGTATCAAGAGCAGCTCAAATCCAATTTTGCGGATGTCGCCAATATTGGCGGTAGACCAGCTGGTAGTGTCACGGCAGCTTGTTTTTTAGCGCGCTTTACTGAGAAATACAAATGGGCGCACTTAGACATTGCGGGTACTGCATGGAAGAGTGGGGCTGCTAAAGGCTCCACCGGAAGACCAGTACCTTTATTGGTGAATTTCCTCTTAGAGCAATAA
- the lptF gene encoding LPS export ABC transporter permease LptF → MIFKQALRRELSFTTGAVFLVLVTIMITTLVIRVLGMAANGNVNPEDVLVLITLATLSYLAVLLTVSLFVAVLIVLVRWYKDSEMIVWFASGLSITNLIKPILRFAAPLLIIIALLALFVWPWANRESTLISQRFQQRDDVSMIAAGQFKESARAQRVFFIEELDLKKSEVKNVFVADNKNGRLSVAVAATGYIQNSEGGEKSIVLNNGRRYEGTPTQPDFRILEFDEYSTKIRSKEALTPAPRDREKTVLELITDQDPNSMNANRAELMWRIGLPLMALGLVLIAIPLAYVNPRLGSYTAMFYAVLIYLIYSNLLNLTQNFVASGKMNVFIGAWPIHLLALLIATALIRNRINPSLKWWQRQLPASMAKS, encoded by the coding sequence ATGATTTTTAAACAAGCCCTTCGCCGCGAACTCAGCTTTACAACTGGGGCAGTCTTTTTGGTGCTCGTCACCATCATGATCACGACCTTGGTGATTCGGGTATTGGGAATGGCTGCCAATGGCAATGTCAACCCAGAAGATGTCTTGGTGCTCATTACGCTCGCCACACTAAGCTACTTAGCAGTCTTGTTAACAGTGTCCCTATTTGTAGCTGTTCTCATTGTCTTGGTACGCTGGTACAAAGATTCAGAGATGATTGTCTGGTTTGCAAGCGGCTTAAGCATCACCAATCTCATTAAACCGATTCTGAGATTTGCCGCCCCTCTTCTCATCATCATTGCCTTATTAGCACTTTTTGTTTGGCCTTGGGCCAATCGTGAGTCCACTCTGATTAGTCAACGCTTTCAGCAACGTGATGATGTTTCGATGATCGCAGCAGGCCAATTTAAAGAATCTGCCAGAGCACAACGGGTCTTCTTTATTGAAGAATTGGATCTCAAGAAAAGTGAAGTGAAAAATGTCTTTGTAGCGGATAACAAAAATGGTCGCCTAAGTGTGGCTGTTGCAGCAACGGGCTATATTCAAAATTCTGAGGGCGGTGAAAAGTCCATCGTCCTCAATAATGGTAGGCGCTACGAAGGAACTCCTACACAGCCTGATTTTCGAATTCTGGAGTTTGATGAATACAGCACCAAGATTCGCAGTAAGGAAGCGCTTACTCCTGCGCCCCGTGATCGAGAAAAAACAGTTCTCGAACTCATTACCGATCAAGATCCAAATAGCATGAACGCCAATCGTGCAGAGCTCATGTGGCGCATTGGTTTGCCACTAATGGCTTTGGGGCTAGTACTTATTGCGATTCCGTTGGCATATGTCAACCCCAGGCTGGGTAGCTATACGGCGATGTTTTACGCAGTGCTCATCTATCTGATTTACAGCAACCTCTTAAACCTCACGCAAAACTTTGTTGCTTCAGGCAAGATGAATGTCTTTATTGGGGCTTGGCCAATTCATCTTTTGGCCTTACTGATTGCTACGGCGTTGATTCGTAATCGTATTAATCCCTCTCTTAAATGGTGGCAACGTCAATTGCCAGCCAGCATGGCCAAGTCATGA
- a CDS encoding TRAP transporter large permease gives MSVLTLGLIFGVVTLLIMFSGISIAFALGIVAIIFMYFFMPASSLDTVAQNVYEEMSSITLMSIPLFILKGAAIGRSRAGKDLYDALHVWMGKVPGGLGVANVFACALFAAMAGSSPATCSAIGSAGIPEMRKRGYSPGFAAGIIAAGGTLGILLPPSITMILYSVASEQSLGRLFLAAIGPGVMLVIFFSMYTIMRFRKEYASAYEAYNLNSAVTSPILDRHTYTMQQKISALPRVLPFLVLLIGVMVALYGGYATPAETAGLGAVFAFVLIALIYGMWRFKDLYPLLDVTIRESAMLMFIIGMSLLFANVMSYLHLSQSAAQAIVDLHTSRWLLLAAILLMVVVLGFFLPPVSIILMTSPIFLPPLRAAGFDLIWFGVVMTIVMETGLIHPPVGLNIFVIKNIAPDITLREIIFGVMPFVAIMIFSVVLLCFFPEISTGLSDWVMGPPLS, from the coding sequence ATGTCAGTCTTAACTCTTGGTCTAATATTTGGTGTAGTAACGCTGCTCATCATGTTCTCCGGAATTTCCATTGCATTTGCTTTGGGAATCGTCGCGATTATCTTTATGTACTTCTTCATGCCTGCATCTTCACTAGATACAGTTGCGCAAAATGTCTATGAAGAAATGTCGAGTATTACCTTAATGTCGATCCCGCTCTTCATTTTGAAGGGGGCGGCAATTGGACGCTCACGCGCCGGTAAAGATCTCTACGATGCATTGCATGTTTGGATGGGTAAAGTGCCAGGCGGCTTAGGCGTTGCTAACGTGTTTGCTTGCGCGTTGTTCGCTGCAATGGCTGGGTCAAGCCCAGCAACTTGCTCGGCGATTGGTAGTGCAGGTATCCCAGAAATGCGTAAACGTGGCTACTCTCCTGGCTTTGCTGCGGGCATTATTGCTGCGGGTGGAACCTTAGGTATTTTGTTGCCACCATCGATTACGATGATTTTGTATTCCGTTGCATCCGAACAGTCGCTTGGTCGTTTGTTCTTGGCGGCGATTGGCCCCGGCGTGATGTTGGTCATTTTCTTCTCGATGTATACCATCATGCGTTTCCGTAAGGAATATGCGAGTGCGTACGAAGCATATAACTTGAACTCTGCTGTGACTTCGCCGATCCTTGATCGTCACACTTACACCATGCAGCAAAAGATCAGCGCCTTACCTCGAGTGCTACCATTTTTGGTTCTCTTGATTGGTGTGATGGTTGCCCTTTACGGCGGCTATGCCACTCCAGCTGAGACTGCTGGTCTAGGCGCCGTATTCGCTTTCGTGTTGATCGCTTTAATTTACGGGATGTGGCGCTTCAAAGATTTATATCCTTTGCTGGACGTCACCATTCGAGAGTCTGCCATGCTGATGTTCATTATTGGTATGTCTTTGCTATTTGCTAACGTCATGAGTTATTTGCACTTGAGTCAGTCGGCAGCGCAAGCCATCGTGGATTTGCATACCTCACGCTGGTTGCTCTTAGCAGCGATTCTATTGATGGTCGTGGTATTGGGCTTCTTCTTACCACCAGTCTCGATCATTTTGATGACTTCACCAATCTTCCTGCCACCACTACGTGCTGCTGGGTTTGACCTCATTTGGTTCGGTGTAGTGATGACAATTGTGATGGAAACTGGCCTGATTCATCCGCCAGTGGGCTTGAATATTTTCGTCATTAAGAATATCGCTCCAGATATTACGCTGCGAGAGATCATTTTTGGTGTGATGCCTTTTGTAGCAATTATGATTTTCTCAGTGGTCCTGCTGTGCTTCTTCCCAGAAATCTCCACCGGTCTCTCAGACTGGGTAATGGGCCCACCGCTCTCGTAA
- the lgt gene encoding prolipoprotein diacylglyceryl transferase, with product MLIHPQFDPAAIRIGSFAIHWYGLMYLMAFAQFLVLGRLRISSPQYQTLGWSYKDLEDLLFAGVLGVVLGGRLGYTLFYQPGFYLTHPLNILKLWEGGMSFHGGLLGVILAMLWFAHRHKTTFFVVSDLVAPLVPFGLAFGRLGNFINGELWGRPTDLPWAMIFPQVDMLPRHPSQIYQFLGEGILLGVILWIFSSKPRPLGQVSGLFLLGYGACRFLAEFAREPDAFLGLLGLGLSMGQWLSLPMIFLGFYLIVRPNTQKVD from the coding sequence ATGTTGATCCACCCACAGTTTGACCCCGCTGCAATTCGGATTGGTTCCTTTGCAATCCATTGGTATGGCTTGATGTATCTCATGGCCTTTGCCCAATTTTTAGTCTTAGGACGTTTGCGGATTAGCTCTCCCCAATATCAAACTCTGGGATGGTCTTATAAAGACTTAGAAGATTTACTGTTCGCTGGTGTGCTCGGTGTAGTTTTGGGCGGCCGCTTAGGTTATACCTTGTTCTATCAACCCGGCTTTTATCTCACGCATCCCTTGAATATTCTTAAGCTATGGGAAGGCGGCATGTCTTTTCATGGTGGTTTGCTAGGCGTGATTCTGGCAATGCTCTGGTTTGCGCATCGTCATAAAACCACCTTTTTTGTTGTGAGTGACTTGGTTGCGCCGCTGGTCCCATTTGGTTTAGCCTTTGGCCGACTGGGGAACTTCATTAACGGCGAGCTTTGGGGTAGGCCTACTGATCTGCCGTGGGCAATGATCTTTCCTCAGGTGGATATGCTGCCGCGCCATCCCTCTCAAATCTACCAATTCTTGGGCGAAGGCATTTTGCTAGGAGTCATTTTGTGGATTTTTTCGAGCAAACCTCGCCCGCTTGGTCAAGTCTCGGGTTTGTTCTTGCTTGGATATGGAGCCTGTCGTTTCTTGGCAGAGTTTGCACGTGAACCTGACGCCTTTTTAGGCTTACTGGGATTGGGTTTATCGATGGGGCAGTGGCTCTCACTCCCCATGATTTTTTTGGGTTTTTACCTTATAGTGAGACCAAATACCCAGAAAGTTGACTAA
- the dctP gene encoding TRAP transporter substrate-binding protein DctP, whose protein sequence is MTDSKEISQLRRQILLGAAGASLAGYNLPTWAQGASQTLKISHQFPSGTDFRDRLCKKFADEVTKRTKGALKFDVYPQSSLMKTNAQFSALRKGALDFSFYPMPYAGGEVVEANIGLMPGLVTSYEQGAKWKNAEVGKILNKVMESKGIIIVSWVWQAGGVATRTGPIIVPEDIKGVKVRGGSREFDAMLKAAGGSVMTSIPSNEVYQAMQAGSLEAAYTSSASLMSFKLAELSKNFTSAKMKSYWYMLEPLMMSKMVFDALPANQREIIMAVGADMEKFGTEQAKLDDIDASIAFAKAGNKVFELDSSVVEKWKAVAKPSAWKEFSERNETCAAMMRSAEKIT, encoded by the coding sequence ATGACAGATTCAAAAGAAATTAGTCAGTTACGCCGCCAAATTCTATTGGGTGCCGCTGGTGCATCATTAGCGGGATACAACTTGCCAACTTGGGCTCAGGGCGCATCACAGACCCTCAAAATTTCCCATCAATTTCCAAGTGGTACAGACTTCCGTGATCGTCTTTGCAAAAAATTTGCTGATGAAGTCACCAAGAGAACCAAAGGTGCTTTGAAGTTTGATGTGTATCCACAATCTTCTTTAATGAAGACCAATGCGCAATTTAGTGCGCTTCGCAAAGGCGCTTTGGATTTCAGTTTCTATCCAATGCCTTATGCCGGTGGTGAAGTAGTTGAAGCCAATATTGGTTTAATGCCAGGTTTGGTAACGAGTTACGAGCAGGGTGCGAAGTGGAAGAATGCTGAAGTAGGCAAGATTCTCAATAAAGTGATGGAATCTAAGGGCATCATCATTGTGAGCTGGGTCTGGCAAGCGGGTGGCGTAGCTACTCGTACGGGCCCTATTATTGTTCCTGAGGATATTAAAGGCGTTAAGGTCCGCGGCGGTAGTCGTGAGTTTGATGCGATGTTGAAGGCTGCTGGCGGTTCAGTGATGACTTCGATTCCATCTAATGAAGTGTATCAAGCGATGCAGGCTGGGTCATTAGAAGCCGCCTACACTTCGTCAGCCAGTTTGATGTCGTTTAAGCTGGCTGAACTAAGTAAAAACTTTACTAGCGCCAAAATGAAATCGTATTGGTACATGCTAGAACCACTCATGATGTCCAAAATGGTATTTGATGCATTGCCAGCCAATCAGCGCGAAATCATCATGGCTGTTGGTGCTGATATGGAAAAATTTGGTACTGAGCAAGCGAAGTTGGACGATATCGATGCGTCGATTGCTTTTGCTAAGGCGGGCAACAAGGTATTCGAGCTAGATAGCTCTGTTGTTGAGAAATGGAAAGCTGTTGCTAAGCCATCCGCTTGGAAAGAATTCTCCGAGCGAAATGAAACTTGTGCAGCAATGATGCGTTCCGCAGAGAAAATTACTTAA
- a CDS encoding malonate--CoA ligase, protein MNLYSLLEKGFPKDKKACALETHDGLYYSWGDLERSTAMMANLLKNLKLPKGSRVAVQVEKSPEALFLYLATIRAGYVYLPLNTAYQAAEMQYFIENAEPALVVCSSKNFAWVSKVAFKAGTKHVLTLDDNRTGTLLERAAVQSDKFKTVTVKDDDLAAILYTSGTTGRSKGAMLTHKNLGSNAAVLQKFWGWQKGDVLLHALPIFHVHGLFVAAHGALINGSKMIWLPRLDTAQLLHHMPQSTVMMGVPTFYVRLLADKGFNKQTARNMRLFVSGSAPLLTETFNSFKEVIGQPILERYGMSETVMLVSNPYKGNRVGGSVGIPLPGVKVRVVDENNKPCGPNEIGSIQVRGPNIFAGYWRMPEKTAEEFTKDGWFKTGDVGRWGGPANGGNAPDNYLCIVGRSKDLIISGGYNVYPKEIEGFIDDMDGVDESAVIGIPHPDFGEAVMAVVVPKAGVKLDSQAMINTLKTQIANFKVPKRLEIVSDLPRNAMGKVQKNVLREQYTQK, encoded by the coding sequence ATGAATTTGTATTCGTTGTTAGAAAAAGGTTTTCCTAAAGATAAGAAAGCCTGCGCTCTTGAGACCCACGATGGACTGTATTACTCATGGGGTGACCTTGAGCGTTCTACAGCCATGATGGCCAACCTCTTGAAGAACCTGAAGCTTCCCAAGGGTTCCCGGGTTGCTGTCCAAGTAGAAAAGTCTCCTGAAGCACTTTTTCTGTATCTCGCTACGATTCGTGCAGGTTATGTTTATCTACCCCTGAATACTGCTTATCAGGCTGCTGAAATGCAGTACTTCATTGAGAATGCTGAGCCAGCATTGGTAGTTTGCAGTAGCAAGAACTTCGCCTGGGTATCCAAAGTGGCGTTTAAGGCGGGTACTAAGCATGTTCTTACCTTAGACGACAACCGAACTGGCACCTTGCTCGAAAGAGCGGCTGTGCAAAGCGATAAGTTCAAGACGGTTACTGTGAAAGATGATGATCTCGCAGCAATTCTCTATACCTCTGGTACAACTGGTCGTAGCAAGGGCGCAATGCTGACCCATAAAAATTTAGGTAGCAATGCAGCTGTTTTGCAAAAGTTCTGGGGCTGGCAAAAAGGCGATGTTTTGTTACATGCTTTGCCAATCTTCCACGTTCATGGTTTATTTGTAGCAGCTCATGGTGCCTTGATCAACGGCAGCAAGATGATCTGGCTGCCACGCTTAGATACTGCTCAATTACTCCATCACATGCCTCAGTCCACTGTAATGATGGGTGTACCCACTTTCTACGTCCGCTTACTTGCCGACAAGGGTTTCAATAAGCAGACTGCACGTAATATGCGCTTATTTGTTTCTGGCTCCGCTCCCTTGTTGACCGAAACCTTTAATAGCTTTAAAGAAGTAATTGGTCAGCCAATCTTGGAACGCTATGGCATGAGTGAAACCGTGATGTTGGTTTCTAATCCCTACAAGGGCAATCGCGTTGGTGGCTCAGTAGGTATCCCACTGCCTGGCGTGAAGGTAAGGGTGGTAGACGAGAATAATAAGCCTTGTGGCCCTAACGAGATTGGCAGCATTCAGGTGAGAGGCCCCAATATTTTTGCTGGTTACTGGCGCATGCCTGAGAAGACGGCAGAAGAGTTCACCAAAGATGGTTGGTTTAAAACTGGCGATGTTGGACGCTGGGGTGGTCCAGCTAATGGTGGCAATGCTCCAGATAACTATCTCTGCATCGTTGGTCGCAGTAAGGATTTAATTATCTCTGGCGGCTATAACGTGTATCCAAAAGAGATTGAAGGCTTTATTGATGATATGGATGGCGTTGATGAGAGCGCTGTGATCGGCATCCCTCATCCTGATTTTGGTGAGGCTGTGATGGCGGTCGTTGTGCCTAAAGCTGGTGTCAAGCTGGATTCACAGGCGATGATTAATACCTTAAAGACTCAGATTGCCAATTTCAAAGTACCAAAACGCTTAGAGATCGTTTCTGATTTGCCTCGTAATGCCATGGGCAAAGTTCAGAAAAATGTTCTGCGTGAGCAATACACCCAGAAGTAA